A DNA window from Thioalkalivibrio sp. XN279 contains the following coding sequences:
- a CDS encoding histone-like nucleoid-structuring protein, MvaT/MvaU family, with the protein MLFFIGSVQDKIKSFPYNSFSKYYRVIILKMSQKLKELRAKEAKLAKLTEELKALESDKELKTDLKLRDEIEALLKKHNRSPAILAELFDLKGGRGPGKGAGGGRGRAAGAGPVRKRRRRKLKVYTNPVTGEVVKTRGANHKVLKTWKAEHGAETVESWAKTEE; encoded by the coding sequence GTGTTATTTTTTATCGGCAGCGTTCAAGACAAAATTAAATCGTTTCCATATAATTCATTCAGCAAATATTACCGGGTGATTATTTTGAAAATGTCGCAGAAATTAAAAGAACTACGGGCAAAAGAAGCCAAGCTGGCCAAGCTCACGGAAGAACTGAAGGCCCTGGAAAGCGACAAGGAATTGAAGACCGATCTCAAGTTGCGCGATGAAATCGAGGCGCTGCTTAAAAAGCACAACCGCTCCCCCGCGATCCTGGCGGAGTTATTCGACCTGAAGGGCGGCCGCGGTCCTGGCAAGGGCGCGGGCGGCGGGCGCGGCAGGGCTGCCGGGGCCGGCCCGGTGCGCAAGCGTCGCCGCCGCAAGCTGAAGGTGTACACCAATCCCGTCACCGGCGAGGTCGTCAAGACCCGCGGCGCCAACCACAAGGTATTAAAAACGTGGAAGGCCGAGCATGGCGCCGAGACGGTGGAAAGCTGGGCCAAAACGGAAGAATAA
- a CDS encoding DUF885 family protein → MTRTLALLFSLALLAGCASLRPDPGAEFDALVADYEAFRLANNPIAAGRQGDLEAAARWPDDSFAAVAARNEANAEFLARLEAIDVAALDESQQVSHAVLDYLLRSAVTLAPFEPERIAFTNDSGFFSYPGSLALSTRPRSVAEAEAWIRRIEGLPAWFEQNTAWLQRGLDTGVVQPHYIVPGVVGQVETLASTPAEDSLLFAPLQDLPAQLPEAERTRLQAEALAAIEQYALPAYRDLLAFFRDQYLAAPRATVGIYDVPGGRDYYRALVRYHTTRDMTPEQVHEVGRAEVGRIRAEMEKVIAQSGFEGSFAEFLDFLRTDPQFYAQSEEALLKHAAWLAKRADDQMPRFFKNLPRLPYGVRPVPASMAPNYTTGRYWPGNLEGGVAGGYMVNTYALDQRPLYELPALTVHEGVPGHHHQFAVAQELEGVPEFRRNSYITAYGEGWGLYTEFLAIDMGLYDTPYDHFGRLTFEMWRACRLVVDTGIHWYGWSVEQAEACLLENSALAPHNVRTEVARYVSWPGQALAYKTGELLIRRLRSDAEAALGPEFDIRAFHDHLLGEGGMPLSALEARMRAWIEAQQQENKNNN, encoded by the coding sequence ATGACCCGAACACTGGCCTTGCTGTTTTCCCTTGCGCTGCTCGCCGGCTGCGCCTCGCTCCGCCCCGACCCCGGCGCCGAGTTCGACGCCCTGGTGGCGGACTACGAGGCCTTCCGCCTGGCCAACAACCCCATCGCTGCAGGCCGGCAGGGCGATCTCGAGGCGGCGGCGCGCTGGCCCGATGACTCGTTCGCTGCGGTGGCGGCGCGCAACGAAGCCAACGCCGAGTTCCTGGCCCGGCTCGAGGCGATCGACGTTGCCGCGCTGGACGAGAGCCAGCAGGTCAGCCATGCCGTGCTCGATTACCTGCTGCGCTCGGCGGTCACGCTGGCGCCGTTCGAACCCGAGCGCATTGCCTTCACCAACGACAGCGGCTTCTTCTCCTACCCCGGCTCCCTGGCGTTGTCCACCCGGCCGCGCTCGGTGGCCGAGGCCGAGGCCTGGATCCGGCGCATAGAGGGCCTGCCGGCGTGGTTCGAGCAGAACACGGCGTGGCTGCAGCGCGGCCTCGACACCGGCGTGGTGCAGCCGCATTACATCGTTCCGGGCGTGGTTGGCCAGGTCGAGACGCTGGCGAGCACGCCGGCCGAGGATAGCCTGCTGTTCGCGCCGCTGCAGGACCTGCCGGCGCAGCTGCCCGAGGCCGAGCGCACGCGCCTGCAGGCCGAGGCGCTGGCCGCGATCGAGCAGTATGCTCTCCCGGCCTATCGCGATCTGCTCGCGTTCTTCCGCGACCAGTACCTGGCCGCGCCGCGCGCGACCGTGGGCATTTACGACGTCCCGGGTGGGCGCGATTACTACCGTGCGCTGGTGCGCTACCACACCACGCGCGACATGACGCCCGAGCAGGTGCACGAGGTCGGGCGCGCCGAGGTCGGGCGCATTCGCGCCGAGATGGAAAAGGTCATCGCCCAAAGCGGCTTCGAGGGGTCCTTTGCCGAGTTCCTCGACTTCCTGCGCACCGATCCGCAGTTCTACGCGCAGAGCGAGGAAGCGCTGCTGAAGCACGCCGCGTGGCTGGCCAAGCGGGCCGACGACCAGATGCCGCGTTTCTTCAAGAACCTGCCCCGCCTGCCCTATGGCGTGCGGCCGGTGCCGGCGTCCATGGCGCCGAACTACACCACGGGCCGCTACTGGCCGGGCAACCTCGAGGGCGGCGTCGCCGGCGGCTACATGGTGAACACCTACGCGCTGGACCAGCGGCCGCTGTACGAGCTGCCGGCCTTGACGGTGCACGAGGGCGTGCCGGGCCACCACCACCAGTTCGCCGTGGCACAGGAGCTCGAGGGCGTGCCGGAGTTCCGTCGCAACAGCTACATCACGGCCTACGGCGAGGGCTGGGGCCTGTACACCGAGTTCCTCGCCATCGACATGGGGCTGTACGACACGCCCTACGACCACTTTGGGCGCCTCACCTTCGAGATGTGGCGGGCCTGCCGGCTGGTGGTCGATACCGGCATCCACTGGTACGGCTGGAGCGTGGAACAGGCCGAGGCCTGCCTGCTGGAGAACTCGGCGCTGGCGCCGCACAACGTGCGTACCGAGGTGGCGCGCTACGTGTCCTGGCCGGGCCAGGCCCTGGCGTACAAGACCGGCGAGCTGCTCATCCGGCGCTTGCGGTCCGATGCCGAGGCGGCGCTGGGGCCGGAGTTCGATATCCGTGCCTTCCACGACCATCTGCTGGGGGAGGGCGGCATGCCGCTGTCGGCGCTGGAGGCCAGGATGCGGGCGTGGATCGAGGCGCAGCAGCAGGAAAATAAGAACAATAATTAA
- a CDS encoding BrnA antitoxin family protein yields the protein MSKPEKKRPPQFTTEAEERAWWERHDSSEYLDWSKAEAVSLPNLKPTTRTISLRLPVTMLDRIKMEANRRDVPYQSLIKSWLADRLDRE from the coding sequence ATGAGCAAGCCCGAGAAAAAACGCCCCCCGCAGTTCACGACCGAGGCCGAGGAGCGCGCGTGGTGGGAGCGGCACGACTCAAGTGAGTATCTTGACTGGAGCAAGGCCGAGGCGGTGAGCTTGCCCAATCTCAAGCCCACCACCCGGACCATCTCGCTGCGCCTTCCCGTGACCATGCTCGACCGCATCAAGATGGAAGCCAACCGTCGCGACGTGCCGTACCAGTCCCTGATCAAGAGCTGGCTGGCGGACCGGCTGGACCGGGAGTGA
- a CDS encoding BrnT family toxin → MVIDWSRIAGFEWDEGNARKSAAKHGVTQSEAEQVFLGGACLVLADPDHSSLEARFHALGLTDSGRHLHVTFTFRAGGTLIRVISARDMHRREREFYEQAREKTPPAVHDRGRGARVVGAARLK, encoded by the coding sequence ATGGTGATCGACTGGTCTCGCATCGCGGGCTTCGAGTGGGACGAGGGCAACGCGCGCAAGAGCGCCGCAAAGCATGGCGTGACGCAGTCCGAGGCAGAGCAGGTGTTCCTCGGCGGCGCTTGCCTGGTGTTGGCCGATCCCGATCACAGCTCGCTGGAGGCACGCTTCCACGCCCTGGGCCTGACCGATTCGGGTCGCCACCTGCACGTGACTTTCACCTTCCGTGCCGGGGGGACGCTCATCAGGGTCATATCAGCGCGCGACATGCACCGGAGAGAGAGGGAGTTTTATGAGCAAGCCCGAGAAAAAACGCCCCCCGCAGTTCACGACCGAGGCCGAGGAGCGCGCGTGGTGGGAGCGGCACGACTCAAGTGA
- the pgi gene encoding glucose-6-phosphate isomerase yields the protein MGGKKAVNWPRGLKSWGALKDHCREDIRKRHLGDMFRRDPERFTRFSIEAEGLLLDYSRHRVTRKTMKLLNRLALETNVEALREGMFAGEHINESEDRAVLHAALRADRDDPYFDGELDATAAVHEVLDRMDAFVRAVHSGQYAGHGTGRHFTDVVNIGIGGSDLGIEMAVGALANYAVPGLRVHCVSNIDGVGLADTLARIDPATTLFVVCSKTFTTLETLTNAHAARAWFVERFGAEAVRTHFVGVSTNHEAMDEFGISPANRFGFWDFVGGRFSMWSAVGLAIALGIGMDNFRALLAGGRVIDRHFRDAPLDQNLPVLMGLLSVWNTNFLGAESLAVLPYDSRLARFPAYLQQLHMESNGKGRRRDGTRVSVATAPVLWGEPGSNAQHSFFQLLHQGTRQVAIDFLAPVQGSGPSQGQHDLALANMLAQARALAEGDDDGSGGYPGNRPSTTLLFQKLDPETLGKLVALYEHKVFVESVIWGINAFDQPGVELGKRLAREMTDAVAQPDGFQGGDASTRGLLDAIVRWR from the coding sequence ATGGGCGGCAAGAAAGCGGTGAACTGGCCCCGTGGGCTGAAGTCCTGGGGGGCGTTGAAAGACCATTGCCGCGAGGACATCCGCAAGCGGCACCTGGGCGACATGTTCCGCCGCGACCCGGAGCGTTTCACGCGCTTCTCCATCGAGGCCGAGGGCCTGCTGCTCGACTACTCGCGCCATCGCGTCACGCGCAAGACCATGAAGCTGCTCAACCGCCTGGCACTCGAGACCAACGTCGAGGCCCTGCGGGAAGGCATGTTCGCCGGCGAGCACATCAACGAGAGCGAGGACCGCGCCGTGTTGCACGCGGCACTGCGCGCGGATCGCGACGATCCCTATTTCGACGGCGAGCTCGACGCCACCGCGGCCGTGCACGAGGTGCTGGATCGCATGGACGCCTTCGTGCGCGCCGTGCACTCCGGCCAGTACGCCGGGCACGGCACCGGCCGCCACTTCACCGACGTGGTCAACATCGGCATCGGCGGTTCCGATCTCGGTATCGAGATGGCGGTCGGCGCGCTGGCCAACTACGCGGTGCCGGGGTTGCGCGTGCATTGCGTCTCCAACATCGACGGCGTCGGCCTCGCGGACACCCTGGCGCGGATCGACCCCGCCACGACACTGTTCGTGGTCTGCTCCAAGACGTTCACCACGCTCGAGACGCTCACCAACGCCCACGCCGCGCGCGCGTGGTTCGTGGAACGTTTCGGCGCCGAGGCGGTGCGCACGCATTTCGTCGGCGTGTCCACCAATCACGAGGCCATGGACGAGTTCGGCATCTCGCCGGCCAATCGCTTCGGCTTCTGGGACTTCGTCGGCGGCCGCTTCTCCATGTGGTCCGCCGTGGGGCTGGCCATCGCGCTGGGCATCGGCATGGACAACTTCCGCGCCCTGCTCGCCGGCGGCCGCGTCATCGACCGGCATTTCCGCGACGCGCCGCTGGACCAGAACCTGCCGGTGCTGATGGGCCTGCTGTCGGTGTGGAACACCAACTTCCTCGGCGCCGAAAGCCTGGCCGTGCTGCCTTACGACAGCCGCCTGGCACGCTTCCCCGCCTACCTGCAGCAGCTGCACATGGAGTCCAACGGCAAGGGCCGACGGCGCGACGGCACCAGGGTGAGCGTCGCAACCGCGCCGGTGCTGTGGGGCGAGCCCGGCTCCAACGCCCAGCACAGCTTCTTCCAGCTGCTGCACCAGGGCACGCGCCAGGTGGCCATCGATTTCCTCGCCCCGGTGCAGGGCTCCGGCCCGTCGCAGGGCCAGCACGACCTGGCGCTGGCGAACATGCTGGCGCAGGCCAGGGCGCTGGCGGAGGGCGACGATGACGGGTCCGGCGGCTACCCCGGCAATCGCCCCAGCACCACGCTCCTGTTCCAGAAGCTCGACCCGGAGACGCTGGGCAAGCTGGTGGCGCTGTACGAGCACAAGGTGTTCGTCGAGAGCGTCATCTGGGGCATCAACGCCTTCGACCAGCCGGGCGTGGAGCTGGGCAAGCGCCTGGCGCGCGAGATGACCGACGCGGTGGCGCAGCCGGACGGCTTCCAGGGCGGCGATGCGTCGACCCGCGGCCTGCTCGACGCCATCGTGCGCTGGCGCTGA
- a CDS encoding NAD-dependent epimerase, with the protein MKVLVTGAAGFIGFHTARRLLERGDEVVGLDNLNEYYDPTLKRARLSQLQGQKNWRFRKLDLCDRSGMQELFKTEKFDRVVHLAAQAGVRYSIENPMAYVESNLVGHTNLLEGCRHNSVEHLVYASTSSVYGANTKMPFSVHQNVDHPLSFYAATKKANELMCHTYSALYQLPTTGLRFFTVYGPWGRPDMALFKFTKAILEGQPIDVFNYGHHKRDFTYVEDIVEGVVRCLDKVATPNPDWDSNDPDPGTSFAPYRLYNIGNQGPIELMRYIEIVEEQLGKKAEKNLLPLQPGDVPDTWADVEALTKDVGYKPATPVEEGVARFVEWYLSYYRNEHRG; encoded by the coding sequence ATGAAAGTGCTGGTCACCGGCGCCGCCGGCTTCATCGGCTTTCATACCGCCCGCCGCCTGCTGGAGCGCGGCGACGAGGTGGTGGGCCTGGACAACCTCAACGAGTACTACGACCCGACGCTCAAGCGCGCGCGCCTGAGCCAGCTGCAGGGCCAGAAGAACTGGCGCTTCAGGAAGCTCGACCTGTGCGATCGCAGCGGCATGCAGGAGCTGTTCAAGACCGAGAAGTTCGACCGCGTGGTGCACCTCGCGGCACAGGCCGGGGTGCGCTATTCCATCGAGAACCCGATGGCCTATGTCGAGAGCAACCTGGTCGGGCATACCAACCTGCTGGAGGGCTGTCGCCACAACAGCGTCGAGCACCTGGTCTACGCCTCGACCAGCTCGGTGTACGGCGCCAACACGAAAATGCCGTTCTCGGTGCACCAGAACGTGGACCACCCGCTGTCCTTTTACGCCGCGACGAAGAAGGCCAACGAGCTCATGTGCCACACTTACTCGGCGCTGTACCAGCTGCCGACCACGGGCCTGCGGTTCTTCACCGTGTACGGCCCCTGGGGCCGGCCCGACATGGCGCTGTTCAAGTTCACCAAGGCCATCCTCGAGGGCCAGCCCATCGACGTCTTCAACTACGGCCACCACAAGCGCGATTTCACCTACGTGGAAGACATCGTCGAGGGCGTGGTGCGCTGCCTGGACAAGGTCGCGACGCCGAATCCCGACTGGGACAGCAACGACCCCGATCCGGGCACCAGCTTCGCGCCCTATCGCCTCTACAACATCGGCAACCAGGGCCCGATCGAGCTGATGCGCTACATCGAGATCGTCGAGGAGCAGCTCGGCAAGAAGGCCGAAAAGAACCTGCTGCCCTTGCAGCCCGGCGACGTGCCCGACACCTGGGCCGACGTGGAGGCGCTGACGAAGGACGTCGGCTACAAGCCCGCGACGCCGGTGGAAGAGGGCGTGGCGCGCTTCGTCGAGTGGTACCTGTCTTATTACCGTAACGAGCACCGGGGATGA
- the tviB gene encoding Vi polysaccharide biosynthesis UDP-N-acetylglucosamine C-6 dehydrogenase TviB, which yields MPAMDEVKIGIIGLGYVGLPLAVAFGRRYPTVGFDLKRERIAELEAGEDSTLETSPEELASATQLGFTSDPAGLTACNVYIVTVPTPIDDARIPDLAPLERASRTLGELVKRGDTVIFESTVYPGATEEVCVPIIEEISGLTYNIDFYAGYSPERINPGDKEHRVENILKVTSGSTPEVADFVDALYASIITAGTYRASSIRVAEAAKVIENTQRDVNIALINELAMIFNRLGIDTLEVLEAAGTKWNFLPFRPGLVGGHCIGVDPYYLTHKSQAVGYHPAMILAGRRINDNMALYVANRVVRLMIQKGLAVKGSRVLVLGLTFKENCPDIRNTKVVDLVRELADLGARVDVHDPWVDAAEARHEYGIEPVAAPESGSYDAVVLAVAHKEFKALGAAGVRGFLNEGGVLYDIKHLLPADAVDGRL from the coding sequence TTGCCTGCCATGGACGAGGTGAAAATCGGGATCATCGGCCTGGGCTACGTCGGCCTGCCGCTGGCGGTGGCTTTCGGCCGCCGCTACCCGACCGTGGGATTCGACCTGAAGCGCGAACGCATCGCCGAGCTCGAGGCGGGCGAGGATTCGACGCTCGAGACCAGCCCGGAGGAACTCGCCTCCGCGACCCAGCTCGGCTTCACCAGTGACCCGGCCGGTCTCACTGCCTGCAACGTCTACATCGTCACCGTGCCGACGCCCATCGACGACGCCCGCATCCCCGACCTGGCCCCGTTGGAGCGCGCCAGCCGCACCCTGGGCGAACTGGTCAAGCGCGGCGACACCGTCATCTTCGAGTCCACGGTCTACCCCGGGGCCACCGAAGAGGTGTGCGTGCCCATCATCGAGGAGATTTCCGGGCTCACCTACAACATCGACTTCTACGCCGGCTACAGCCCGGAGCGCATCAACCCGGGCGACAAGGAACACCGCGTCGAGAACATTCTCAAGGTCACGTCCGGCTCGACGCCCGAGGTGGCCGACTTCGTCGACGCGCTCTACGCCAGCATCATCACCGCCGGCACCTACCGCGCCTCCTCCATCCGCGTGGCCGAGGCGGCGAAAGTCATCGAGAACACCCAGCGCGACGTCAATATCGCGCTCATCAACGAGCTGGCCATGATCTTCAACCGCCTCGGTATCGACACCCTGGAGGTGCTGGAGGCCGCGGGCACGAAGTGGAACTTCCTGCCCTTCCGCCCCGGGCTGGTCGGCGGCCACTGCATCGGCGTCGACCCTTACTACCTCACGCACAAGAGCCAGGCGGTCGGTTACCACCCGGCCATGATCCTGGCCGGCCGTCGCATCAACGACAACATGGCGCTTTACGTCGCCAACCGCGTGGTGCGCCTGATGATCCAGAAGGGCCTCGCCGTGAAGGGCAGCCGTGTGCTGGTGCTGGGCCTCACCTTCAAGGAGAACTGCCCCGACATCCGCAACACCAAGGTGGTGGACCTGGTGCGCGAACTCGCCGACCTCGGCGCGCGCGTGGACGTGCACGACCCGTGGGTGGATGCGGCGGAGGCACGCCATGAATACGGCATCGAGCCCGTGGCCGCGCCCGAGTCCGGGTCCTACGACGCCGTGGTGCTGGCCGTGGCCCACAAGGAGTTCAAGGCCCTCGGCGCCGCCGGCGTGCGCGGCTTCCTCAACGAGGGCGGCGTGCTGTACGACATCAAGCACCTGCTGCCGGCCGACGCCGTGGACGGGAGGCTGTGA
- a CDS encoding Na+/H+ antiporter subunit E: MNSKPVNLALMGLALLAVWLLLSGLFKPLLISLAVLSVLLTLWLSSRMGLVDSEHHPVWAALRYGPYWPWLSVEIVKSSFDVARRVLSPSMPISPTVFEVDASQHTMVGRVVYANSITLTPGTVTLDVQGNRLRVHALSRESIDYLVSGEMDRRVTRAEGEAERRAR, from the coding sequence GTGAACAGCAAACCGGTCAATCTGGCCCTGATGGGACTGGCACTGCTCGCCGTCTGGCTGCTGTTGTCCGGCCTGTTCAAGCCCCTGCTGATCAGCCTTGCCGTGCTTTCGGTGCTCCTCACCCTGTGGCTCTCGAGCCGCATGGGACTCGTTGATTCAGAGCACCACCCGGTGTGGGCGGCGCTGCGCTACGGTCCTTACTGGCCCTGGCTGTCGGTCGAGATCGTCAAGTCGAGCTTCGACGTGGCGCGCCGCGTGCTTTCGCCCTCCATGCCCATCAGTCCCACCGTGTTCGAGGTGGACGCCAGCCAGCATACGATGGTCGGGCGGGTCGTCTATGCGAACTCCATCACGCTCACGCCAGGGACCGTGACGCTGGACGTGCAGGGCAACCGGCTCAGGGTGCATGCGCTGTCGCGTGAGAGCATCGACTACCTTGTCAGCGGCGAGATGGATCGCCGCGTCACCCGGGCCGAGGGCGAGGCGGAGCGCCGGGCACGATGA
- a CDS encoding monovalent cation/H+ antiporter complex subunit F: MIIAAILAIMVTMALAVTRALLGETVYDRILAVNVFGTKTVLLIAALAFLTGRPDVLDIALAYALINFIGVIAVLRYFEYGGPEND, translated from the coding sequence ATGATCATCGCCGCGATCCTCGCCATCATGGTCACGATGGCGCTCGCGGTGACGCGCGCGCTGCTCGGCGAGACCGTTTACGACCGCATCCTGGCGGTGAACGTGTTCGGCACCAAGACCGTGCTGCTCATCGCCGCGCTCGCCTTCCTCACCGGGCGTCCGGACGTGCTCGACATCGCCCTCGCCTACGCGCTGATCAACTTCATCGGCGTGATCGCGGTGCTGCGTTACTTCGAGTACGGGGGGCCGGAAAATGACTGA
- the mnhG gene encoding monovalent cation/H(+) antiporter subunit G — protein MTEVMTLALDLLSWFLILVGGAFGIIGGIGLLRLPDFFSRIHAASVTESMCAPCIIAGLMLQSGLTLVTVKLAFLIVFLFLTSPTASHALAKAALHGGLHPGEEHPSARRGQSRPEGDAASEGAHG, from the coding sequence ATGACTGAAGTCATGACGCTCGCGCTCGACCTCCTCAGCTGGTTCCTCATCCTCGTCGGCGGCGCCTTCGGCATCATCGGCGGCATCGGCCTGCTGCGCCTGCCGGACTTCTTCAGCCGTATCCACGCCGCCAGTGTCACCGAGTCCATGTGTGCGCCCTGCATCATCGCCGGCCTGATGCTGCAGTCGGGCCTCACGCTGGTGACCGTGAAGCTGGCTTTCCTCATCGTGTTCCTGTTCCTCACCAGCCCGACGGCCTCGCACGCGCTGGCGAAAGCAGCGCTGCACGGCGGCCTGCATCCCGGCGAAGAGCATCCGAGCGCCCGCCGCGGGCAGTCCCGGCCCGAGGGTGATGCGGCCAGCGAGGGAGCGCACGGCTGA
- a CDS encoding DUF4040 domain-containing protein: protein MDTVIDVLLLAFLAICAVSILRLRDLFAMAMMFGLFSLISAGLFTTMDAPDVAFTEAAVGAGISTILILATLAQTARREQPVPSRSKWLPLAIVWVTGAVLIYGTMDLPAFGDGAAPAHNHVAPYYLQESYKDIGIPNVVASILASYRGYDTLGEVVVVFSAVIGVLALLGLRARPPGIVTGPPRPLDHRVVLKVIAKLVVPVILLFALYVQFHGEYSPGGGFQAGVIFAAAIILYALVFGLDEARHVIAPRLLQRLPAIGVLIFGGVGLLTMLLGGNYLAYNALGENPQKAQQTGIILVEIGVGVTVASVMLLIYFTFAERGRGKKADDGDSAGTGAGSSGGSGGSGSSP, encoded by the coding sequence ATGGACACGGTGATCGACGTCCTGCTGCTGGCTTTCCTGGCCATCTGCGCGGTGAGCATCCTGCGGCTGCGCGACCTGTTCGCCATGGCGATGATGTTCGGCCTGTTCAGCCTGATCTCCGCCGGACTGTTCACCACCATGGACGCGCCCGACGTCGCCTTCACCGAGGCCGCCGTGGGTGCGGGCATCTCGACCATCCTCATCCTGGCGACGCTGGCGCAGACGGCGCGGCGCGAACAACCTGTGCCGAGTCGCAGCAAGTGGTTGCCGCTGGCGATCGTCTGGGTCACGGGCGCGGTCCTGATCTACGGCACCATGGACCTGCCCGCCTTCGGCGACGGCGCCGCGCCGGCGCACAACCACGTCGCGCCCTACTACCTGCAGGAATCCTATAAAGACATCGGTATCCCCAACGTGGTGGCCTCGATCCTGGCCAGCTACCGCGGCTACGACACCCTCGGCGAGGTGGTGGTGGTGTTCTCGGCGGTGATCGGCGTGCTGGCGCTGCTCGGCCTGCGCGCCCGCCCGCCGGGGATCGTCACCGGGCCCCCGCGCCCGCTCGACCACCGCGTCGTGCTGAAGGTCATCGCCAAGCTGGTGGTGCCGGTGATCCTCTTGTTCGCGCTCTACGTCCAGTTCCACGGCGAGTACAGCCCCGGCGGCGGCTTCCAGGCCGGCGTCATCTTCGCCGCCGCCATCATCCTTTACGCCCTGGTGTTCGGGCTCGACGAGGCCCGCCACGTGATCGCGCCCCGCCTGCTGCAGCGGCTGCCGGCGATCGGCGTGCTGATTTTCGGCGGCGTCGGGCTGCTCACCATGCTGCTCGGCGGCAACTACCTCGCCTACAACGCCCTGGGCGAAAACCCGCAAAAGGCGCAGCAGACCGGGATCATCCTGGTCGAGATCGGCGTCGGCGTCACCGTGGCCTCGGTGATGCTGCTGATCTATTTCACCTTCGCCGAGCGCGGCCGCGGCAAGAAGGCGGACGACGGCGATAGCGCCGGCACCGGCGCGGGCAGCAGCGGCGGCAGCGGCGGCAGCGGGAGCAGCCCATGA
- a CDS encoding cation:proton antiporter subunit C, whose amino-acid sequence MSFIAHYNYHVAIILAMIGLYTMISRTNLVKKVAGLNIFQVSVFILFISLGVMDDGTVPILEEGYTSYSNPLPHVLILTAIVVGVATTALALALIIRINEAYGTVEEDQVQAKDEEP is encoded by the coding sequence ATGAGCTTCATCGCCCATTACAACTATCACGTCGCCATCATCCTCGCGATGATCGGCCTCTACACCATGATCTCGCGCACCAACCTGGTGAAGAAGGTGGCGGGCCTGAACATCTTCCAGGTGTCGGTGTTCATCCTCTTCATCAGTCTCGGGGTCATGGACGACGGCACTGTGCCCATCCTGGAGGAAGGCTATACGTCCTACTCCAACCCGCTGCCGCACGTGCTCATCCTCACCGCCATCGTGGTCGGCGTCGCCACCACCGCGTTGGCGCTGGCCTTGATCATTCGCATCAACGAGGCCTACGGCACGGTCGAGGAAGACCAGGTCCAGGCCAAGGACGAAGAGCCCTGA